One region of Gammaproteobacteria bacterium genomic DNA includes:
- the ppk1 gene encoding polyphosphate kinase 1 translates to MSDIDLRQPDLYINRELSQLEFNRRVLELAADTTLPLLERLRFLCISSTNLDEFFEIRVSGLKQKAQAGAAQAEADHLSPQDTLQRVSAAAHTLVAEQYRTLNASLIPALAAENIRFLRRTHWNAKQSAWVKRYFNDALLPVLSPMGLDPAHPFPRILNKSLNFVVSLEGKDAFGRNSATAVVQAPRSLPRLIHLPRECAKGPHDFVFLSSILHAHVGELFPGMQVTGCFQFRLTRNSELFVNEEEIDDLLQALEGELPMRHYGDALRLEVADNCAPEMAHFLLRQFNLGTDDLYQVEGPVNLNRLLMIAEQVDRPDLKYPPFTPGLPRRLAHPADLFAAIRQGDVLLHHPFESFAPVIDFVRQAAADPDVLAIKQTLYRTGAESVLVDVLAEAAHAGKEVTVVVELRARFDEADNISSANRLQDAGAHVVYGVVGYKTHAKMLLVVRREGKQLRRYVHLSTGNYHLRTARSYTDFGLLTCDKTIGDDVHKVFQQLTGLGRASKLKKLLQSPFTLFKTLCEMITREVEHARAGRPAHIIARMNALSDPQIIEALYQASCAGVKIDLLVRGICCLRPGLPGVSENIQVRSVLGRFLEHSRVYYFHNDGASCVYGSSADWMPRNLFRRVEVCFPVEDKRLAKRLVDEGLRAYLTDDTQTWLLNSTGEYQRVTPKTGHAHSAQQRLLEKLAD, encoded by the coding sequence ATGAGCGATATCGACTTGAGGCAGCCCGACCTCTATATCAACCGCGAACTCTCGCAACTGGAGTTCAACCGCCGCGTGCTGGAACTGGCAGCCGATACCACCCTCCCCCTGCTGGAGCGGTTACGTTTTCTGTGCATCTCCAGCACCAATCTGGATGAGTTTTTCGAAATCCGTGTCTCCGGTCTGAAGCAAAAAGCGCAGGCGGGCGCTGCGCAGGCGGAAGCCGACCACTTAAGCCCACAGGACACCTTGCAACGCGTCAGTGCCGCGGCACACACGCTGGTCGCAGAACAGTACCGGACTTTGAATGCATCCCTGATCCCGGCACTCGCCGCGGAAAATATCCGTTTCCTGCGCCGCACCCACTGGAATGCCAAACAGTCCGCCTGGGTAAAGCGCTATTTCAATGATGCGCTGTTACCGGTGCTCAGCCCCATGGGCCTCGACCCGGCCCATCCCTTTCCGCGCATACTCAACAAGAGCCTCAATTTTGTTGTCTCGCTGGAAGGCAAGGACGCCTTTGGCCGCAACAGCGCCACCGCCGTGGTACAGGCGCCGCGTTCGCTGCCGCGCCTGATTCATCTTCCCCGGGAATGCGCCAAAGGCCCCCACGATTTCGTGTTTCTGTCCTCCATTCTGCACGCCCATGTGGGTGAACTGTTTCCCGGCATGCAGGTGACCGGCTGCTTCCAGTTTCGTCTCACGCGTAACAGCGAGCTGTTTGTCAACGAAGAAGAAATCGATGACTTGCTGCAGGCGCTGGAAGGCGAACTGCCCATGCGTCATTATGGCGATGCCCTGCGGCTGGAGGTGGCGGATAACTGCGCGCCTGAAATGGCGCACTTCCTGTTGCGTCAGTTCAATCTGGGCACCGACGATCTGTACCAGGTGGAGGGTCCCGTGAATCTCAACCGCCTGCTCATGATTGCCGAGCAGGTCGACCGGCCCGACCTCAAATACCCGCCCTTTACGCCCGGGCTGCCGCGCCGTCTCGCTCACCCCGCCGACCTGTTTGCCGCCATCCGTCAGGGCGACGTGTTGTTGCACCATCCGTTCGAGTCGTTCGCGCCGGTCATCGATTTTGTGCGGCAGGCGGCGGCGGACCCGGACGTACTCGCCATCAAGCAAACCCTCTACCGTACCGGTGCCGAGTCGGTGCTGGTGGATGTGCTGGCAGAAGCCGCGCATGCGGGCAAGGAAGTGACTGTCGTGGTTGAATTACGCGCGCGCTTTGATGAGGCTGACAACATCAGTTCTGCCAACCGCCTGCAGGACGCCGGGGCACACGTCGTGTACGGCGTGGTCGGCTACAAGACCCACGCCAAGATGCTGCTGGTGGTGCGGCGCGAGGGTAAACAGTTGCGCCGCTATGTACATCTCTCTACCGGCAACTATCACTTGCGCACCGCCCGCAGTTATACCGATTTCGGTCTGCTCACCTGCGACAAGACGATTGGCGATGATGTGCACAAGGTATTCCAGCAGCTCACCGGGCTGGGGCGGGCGAGCAAACTCAAAAAACTGTTGCAGTCACCGTTTACGTTGTTCAAGACCCTGTGCGAGATGATTACTCGCGAGGTGGAGCACGCACGCGCTGGCAGACCGGCGCATATCATCGCCCGCATGAATGCGCTGTCCGATCCCCAGATCATTGAGGCGCTGTATCAGGCCTCCTGCGCAGGGGTAAAAATCGACTTGCTGGTGCGCGGCATTTGCTGCCTGAGGCCGGGCCTGCCGGGCGTCTCGGAAAACATCCAGGTGCGTTCCGTGCTCGGCCGTTTTCTTGAACACAGCCGTGTGTACTACTTTCACAATGACGGTGCCTCCTGTGTGTATGGCTCCAGCGCCGACTGGATGCCACGCAATCTGTTCCGCCGGGTCGAGGTGTGTTTCCCGGTGGAGGACAAACGTCTGGCCAAACGGCTGGTGGATGAAGGCCTGCGCGCCTACCTGACCGACGACACCCAAACCTGGCTGCTGAACAGCACGGGTGAATATCAGCGGGTCACGCCCAAGACGGGGCATGCACATTCAGCCCAGCAGCGCCTGCTGGAAAAACTCGCGGACTGA
- the hemB gene encoding porphobilinogen synthase translates to MTPSDSRFPSTRMRRMRRDAFSRRLMRETTLTVDDLIYPMFVLEGKGKREAVASMPGIERVSVDELLKEATALVKLGIPAIALFPVTPAEMKSLDAQEAWNPDGLVQRAVRALKKELPALGVITDVALDPYTTHGQDGLIDASGYVLNDETVAALVKQALSHAEAGADVVAPSDMMDGRIGAIRSALEANGHSHARILAYAAKYASGFYGPFRDAVGSAANLKSGLGAGDKYTYQMDPANSDEALREVALDLAEGADMVMIKPGLPYLDIVRRVKDEFGAPTFVYQVSGEYAMLMAAAQNGWLDERAVVLESLVCIKRAGADGILTYFAKRAAEWLK, encoded by the coding sequence GTGACTCCGTCTGACAGCCGCTTTCCCTCTACCCGGATGCGCCGCATGCGGCGCGATGCCTTCAGCCGCCGCTTGATGCGCGAGACCACGCTCACGGTAGACGATCTCATCTACCCGATGTTTGTGCTCGAGGGCAAGGGTAAGCGCGAGGCCGTGGCCTCCATGCCCGGCATTGAACGGGTGAGTGTGGACGAGTTGCTTAAAGAAGCGACAGCGCTGGTAAAGCTCGGCATACCCGCGATTGCGTTATTTCCTGTTACCCCAGCGGAAATGAAATCGCTGGATGCACAAGAGGCCTGGAACCCGGATGGCTTGGTCCAACGCGCGGTGCGGGCGCTGAAAAAGGAGCTTCCAGCACTCGGCGTGATTACCGACGTCGCGCTCGACCCCTACACCACCCACGGCCAGGACGGGCTGATTGACGCCAGCGGCTATGTGCTGAACGACGAGACCGTCGCGGCGCTGGTGAAGCAGGCACTGTCGCACGCCGAGGCCGGCGCCGACGTGGTGGCACCCTCGGACATGATGGACGGGCGCATCGGCGCAATTCGCAGCGCACTCGAAGCCAACGGCCACAGCCACGCCCGCATCCTCGCCTATGCGGCGAAATACGCCTCCGGTTTTTACGGCCCGTTTCGCGATGCGGTCGGCTCGGCGGCCAATCTCAAATCGGGCCTCGGCGCGGGCGATAAATACACCTATCAGATGGATCCGGCCAACAGCGATGAAGCCTTGCGCGAAGTGGCGCTCGATCTGGCCGAAGGCGCCGACATGGTGATGATCAAGCCCGGCCTGCCCTACCTCGATATCGTGCGGCGGGTAAAGGATGAATTCGGCGCACCGACATTTGTGTATCAGGTGAGCGGCGAATACGCAATGCTGATGGCCGCCGCACAAAACGGCTGGCTGGATGAGCGTGCGGTGGTGCTGGAGTCGCTGGTGTGTATCAAGCGCGCCGGTGCCGATGGCATCCTCACCTATTTCGCCAAACGCGCAGCAGAGTGGCTGAAGTAG
- a CDS encoding prepilin-type N-terminal cleavage/methylation domain-containing protein yields MQKIQQGFTLIELMIVVAIIGILAAIAIPSYNDYTKRARFSEVLSIGDAYKIAVAECFASLGTLTGCTAGSNGVPAAAAATTSLAADMRVADGVITMTGTTAAGGWTSILTPAQNAANTAIIWGQTGTCLTNKACK; encoded by the coding sequence ATGCAAAAAATACAACAAGGCTTTACCCTGATCGAGTTGATGATCGTGGTTGCCATCATCGGCATTCTGGCGGCAATAGCAATTCCGTCATATAACGACTACACAAAGAGAGCTAGATTTTCTGAAGTACTATCTATTGGGGATGCCTATAAGATTGCCGTCGCTGAGTGTTTCGCAAGTCTCGGTACTCTAACTGGCTGTACTGCGGGATCCAATGGCGTGCCTGCTGCCGCTGCTGCGACCACCAGTTTGGCGGCAGACATGAGAGTAGCGGATGGTGTAATCACCATGACCGGTACTACCGCTGCGGGTGGGTGGACTTCAATCTTGACGCCAGCACAAAATGCAGCTAACACCGCGATTATCTGGGGACAGACGGGCACTTGCTTGACGAACAAGGCCTGTAAGTAA
- a CDS encoding ACT domain-containing protein, with translation MKVLLVISALGADRPGLLKELAQALMECGCGIADSRMTVLGGEFAAVLMVTGNWSAVAKAEGALPGLQERLGLAINAHRTEARASEAPLLPYVAEIVTVDRPGIIYRLADFFTARGINVEDLYTSGYTSAHSATSMFSLTMTVNIPAEVHIAALRDEFMGLCEELNLDGVLEPLKR, from the coding sequence ATGAAAGTCTTGCTGGTTATTTCCGCCCTGGGCGCAGACCGGCCCGGCCTGCTCAAGGAGCTGGCGCAGGCCTTGATGGAGTGCGGATGCGGCATTGCCGACAGCCGCATGACGGTGCTGGGGGGCGAGTTTGCCGCGGTGCTGATGGTGACCGGCAACTGGAGTGCGGTGGCCAAGGCCGAAGGCGCGTTGCCGGGGTTGCAGGAGCGGCTGGGGCTGGCGATCAACGCGCATCGCACCGAGGCGCGCGCCAGCGAGGCACCGCTGCTGCCGTACGTGGCCGAGATCGTGACGGTGGATCGCCCCGGCATTATCTACCGGCTGGCCGATTTTTTCACCGCGCGCGGCATCAATGTCGAGGATCTCTATACCAGCGGCTACACCTCGGCCCACTCTGCCACTTCGATGTTTTCCCTGACCATGACGGTCAATATTCCGGCTGAGGTGCATATCGCCGCCCTGCGCGACGAGTTCATGGGCCTGTGCGAGGAGTTGAATCTGGATGGTGTGCTGGAGCCATTGAAGCGTTAG
- a CDS encoding peroxiredoxin, protein MSRISMGTAVPDFELPATGNQRVRLSGLKGKNVVLYFYPKDKTPGCTLEGQNFRDAAKQFAKLNTVILGVSRDSIKLHESFKEQEGFSFDLLSDADEEVCKLFDVIQPKIMYGKEVVGVQRSTFLIDKAGMLRQEWRKVKVEGHVDEVLVAVKALSK, encoded by the coding sequence ATGAGCAGGATCAGTATGGGCACGGCGGTGCCGGACTTTGAGCTGCCCGCGACTGGCAATCAGCGGGTGCGGCTGTCAGGTCTGAAAGGCAAGAATGTCGTGCTCTACTTCTACCCCAAGGACAAGACCCCCGGCTGCACGCTGGAGGGGCAGAATTTCCGTGATGCTGCCAAGCAGTTTGCCAAGCTCAATACGGTGATACTCGGCGTGTCGCGCGACAGCATAAAGCTGCACGAGTCATTCAAGGAGCAGGAAGGGTTCAGTTTTGATTTGCTGTCAGACGCGGATGAAGAGGTCTGCAAGCTGTTTGATGTCATCCAGCCCAAGATCATGTATGGCAAGGAAGTGGTGGGTGTGCAGCGCAGCACCTTCCTGATCGACAAAGCCGGCATGTTGCGTCAGGAGTGGCGCAAGGTGAAGGTGGAAGGCCACGTGGACGAGGTGCTGGTGGCAGTGAAGGCGCTCAGCAAGTAA
- a CDS encoding PhoH family protein, with the protein MPRKEITGKRLFVLDTNVLMHDPTAIFRFHEHDVYLPMVVLEELDAGKKGLSEVARNVRQVSRFLDDLMHNASKEEIDNGLALPAYSQAAAARGRLFFQTRRMPLELHEALPGHRPDNNILGTVIALQQEHRDVTVILVSKDINLRIKAAVLGVHAEDYYNDQVLDDVSLLYRGSAELPADFWDRHSKDMTSWQESGRTFYKLSGPDVENWHPNQFLSGTGDSGFEAIVRTLEGSGATIELVRDFLNPRHAVWGINALNREQNYALNLLMDPEIDFVTLLGTAGAGKTLLTLAAGLEQVLDEKRYSEIIMTRVTVPVGEDIGFLPGTEEEKMTPWMGALMDNLEVLTKSDVGGDWGRAATNDLLRNRIKIRSLNFMRGRTFLNKFIILDEAQNLSAKQMKTLITRAGPGSKVVCLGNVAQIDTPYLTETTSGLTYVVDRFKAWHHSGHITLMRGERSRLADYASEAL; encoded by the coding sequence ATGCCCAGAAAAGAAATCACCGGCAAGCGGCTGTTTGTGCTCGACACCAATGTGTTGATGCACGATCCGACCGCGATCTTCCGCTTCCATGAGCACGATGTCTATCTGCCGATGGTGGTGCTGGAGGAGCTGGATGCGGGCAAGAAGGGGCTGTCTGAGGTAGCTCGCAACGTGCGCCAGGTCAGCCGTTTTCTGGATGACCTGATGCATAACGCCAGCAAGGAAGAAATCGACAACGGGCTTGCGTTGCCCGCCTACAGTCAGGCCGCTGCCGCCCGCGGACGGCTGTTCTTCCAGACCCGCCGCATGCCGCTCGAATTGCACGAGGCGCTGCCCGGCCATCGCCCGGACAACAACATCCTCGGCACCGTTATCGCGCTGCAACAGGAGCACCGCGATGTCACGGTGATCCTGGTCTCCAAGGATATCAACCTGCGCATCAAGGCGGCGGTGCTCGGCGTGCATGCCGAGGACTATTACAACGACCAGGTGCTGGACGATGTCAGTCTGCTGTACCGGGGCAGCGCGGAACTGCCAGCGGATTTCTGGGACAGGCACAGCAAGGACATGACCTCGTGGCAGGAAAGCGGGCGCACGTTTTACAAGCTGAGTGGCCCGGATGTGGAAAACTGGCACCCCAACCAGTTCCTGTCCGGCACCGGCGACAGTGGTTTTGAGGCCATCGTGCGGACGCTGGAGGGCAGTGGCGCAACCATCGAGCTGGTGCGCGATTTTCTCAACCCACGCCATGCGGTGTGGGGCATCAACGCGCTCAACCGTGAGCAGAATTACGCGCTCAACCTGCTGATGGATCCGGAGATAGACTTCGTCACCCTGCTCGGCACCGCAGGTGCGGGCAAGACGCTGCTCACGCTCGCCGCCGGGCTGGAGCAGGTGCTGGATGAAAAGCGCTACAGCGAGATCATCATGACCCGGGTGACGGTGCCGGTGGGCGAAGACATCGGCTTTTTACCAGGCACCGAGGAGGAGAAGATGACACCCTGGATGGGTGCGCTGATGGACAATCTGGAGGTGCTGACCAAGTCCGACGTCGGCGGCGACTGGGGCCGCGCTGCTACCAACGACCTGCTGCGCAACCGCATCAAGATCCGCTCGCTCAATTTCATGCGCGGGCGCACCTTCCTCAACAAGTTCATTATTCTCGACGAAGCGCAGAATCTGAGCGCCAAGCAGATGAAGACGCTGATTACGCGCGCCGGACCGGGCAGCAAGGTGGTATGCCTCGGCAACGTGGCACAGATCGACACCCCCTATCTCACCGAGACCACCTCGGGCCTGACCTATGTGGTGGACCGGTTCAAGGCCTGGCACCACAGCGGCCATATCACCCTGATGCGCGGCGAGCGTTCACGCCTTGCAGACTACGCCTCCGAGGCATTGTAG
- a CDS encoding efflux RND transporter permease subunit — translation MARKLGLAGRIAQRFVDSELTLLLAITALLLGIFAVLVTPREEEPQIDVTFANVFIAYPGASAREIENLISTPAEQVLSEIEGVEHITSQSLPGRAVLTVQFKVGEDRTRAIVRLYNAIYSNQDWLPANLGVAQPLIKPKGIDDVPIVTLTLWSTDPAYTAYPLQKIAHTLETELKRITGTRDIYTVGGAPEVVRVRIDPVRLAGFNIALDDLRHALRAANSAQPSGVQVLDDREILIEGGQFLGNADDIGALVVGLSQHTPVHLRDVADIAHGPAQPEQYVRFGNRSEAHAAPPAVTLAIAKQAGTNAVAIADEILSHIEHLKGIVIPAGVEVSVTRNYGATADDKAQLLMTKLVFATLAVVLLIFAALGWRAAVIVGVAVVVTLALTLFASWAWGFTLNRVSLFALIFSIGILVDDAIVVVENIHRQRPPPGGSLREVIPRAVDEVGGPTILATLTVIAALLPMAFVSGLMGPYMSPIPINASLGMLISLAVAFVLTPWLSLKLMGTHQHAGEARDARLAARLQGLFQRGLSPFLDNTRGRTRRRWLWAGLALLIVLSLVLVAARLVVMKMLPFDNKSEFQIVVDMPEGTSVERTARVLDALGAYLNTVPEVRDYQTYAGTAAPINFNGLVRQYYLRQSAHAGDIQVNLVEKSQRQRQSHAIAQAVRAPLQDIGNRFGANVKIVEVPPGPPVSAPLLAEVYGPDYAGQLRVAEALTQLFARTPDVVDVDSSVEAPAPKLLLRVDQQKAALSGVTPQTVVAALATVLGGEDVSYLHDAQAKYAVPIRLEFSPGDKARLSTLLALRVRAANGSLVPLSNFTHVTESRREQSIYHKDLRPVVYVAGDMAGPLDSPLYAMFDISAALAGGARLDDISPRQSFIRAPQDVHRYGIKWDGEWQVTYETFRDMGIAYAVGMILIYLLVVGQFRSYLVPLIIMAPIPLTLIGILPGHALFGAQFTATSMIGMIALAGIMVRNSILLVDFINQKLQAGVTLGDAVISAGAVRAKPIVLTGLAAMLGALFILDDPIFNGLAISLLCGVLISTLLTLLVIPLLYYSYRQGQTADKP, via the coding sequence GTGGCCCGTAAGCTTGGTCTGGCAGGCCGTATCGCGCAGCGTTTTGTCGACTCCGAACTCACGCTGCTGCTTGCCATTACAGCGTTGCTGCTGGGTATCTTCGCCGTGCTGGTCACACCGCGCGAGGAAGAGCCGCAGATCGACGTCACCTTCGCCAACGTCTTCATTGCCTACCCCGGCGCCAGCGCGCGCGAAATTGAAAACCTCATCAGCACACCGGCAGAACAGGTGCTGTCCGAGATCGAAGGCGTGGAACACATCACCTCGCAGTCGCTGCCGGGGCGCGCCGTGCTCACGGTGCAATTCAAGGTGGGCGAAGACCGCACCCGCGCCATCGTACGCCTGTACAACGCCATCTACTCCAATCAGGACTGGCTGCCCGCCAACCTCGGCGTGGCGCAACCGCTTATCAAACCCAAAGGCATCGACGACGTGCCCATCGTCACGCTCACCTTGTGGAGCACAGACCCGGCCTACACCGCTTATCCGTTACAGAAAATAGCGCACACGCTGGAGACCGAACTCAAACGAATCACCGGCACGCGCGATATTTACACGGTCGGCGGCGCCCCGGAAGTCGTGCGCGTACGCATCGACCCGGTGCGGCTGGCGGGCTTTAACATTGCACTGGATGACCTGCGCCACGCATTACGCGCGGCCAACAGCGCGCAGCCGTCCGGCGTGCAGGTGCTGGACGACCGCGAAATCCTGATTGAGGGTGGACAGTTCCTCGGCAACGCCGACGACATCGGCGCGCTGGTGGTCGGCCTCAGCCAGCACACGCCGGTGCATCTGCGCGATGTGGCTGACATTGCCCACGGGCCCGCTCAACCGGAGCAGTACGTGCGCTTCGGAAATCGCAGCGAGGCACACGCCGCACCGCCTGCGGTCACACTGGCCATCGCCAAGCAGGCAGGCACCAACGCCGTCGCCATTGCCGACGAGATACTCAGCCACATCGAGCATCTCAAGGGCATCGTCATTCCCGCCGGCGTCGAGGTCAGCGTCACGCGCAACTATGGTGCGACTGCCGACGACAAGGCGCAACTGCTCATGACCAAGCTGGTATTCGCCACCCTCGCGGTTGTGCTGCTGATATTCGCCGCGCTGGGCTGGCGCGCGGCCGTGATTGTGGGCGTGGCCGTTGTCGTCACGCTGGCACTGACCCTGTTCGCCTCCTGGGCCTGGGGATTTACACTCAACCGCGTGTCGCTGTTTGCGCTCATCTTCTCCATCGGCATCCTGGTGGACGACGCCATCGTGGTGGTCGAAAATATTCATCGCCAGCGCCCGCCACCCGGCGGCAGTCTGCGTGAAGTCATACCGCGCGCGGTAGATGAAGTCGGCGGACCAACCATCCTCGCCACCCTCACCGTGATCGCGGCACTGCTGCCGATGGCCTTTGTCTCAGGTCTCATGGGGCCGTACATGAGTCCTATCCCGATCAATGCCAGCCTGGGCATGCTGATTTCGCTCGCGGTCGCCTTCGTTCTCACGCCGTGGCTCAGCCTGAAACTCATGGGCACGCATCAGCACGCTGGTGAAGCGCGGGATGCGCGCCTCGCCGCCCGGCTGCAAGGGCTGTTTCAGCGCGGCCTGTCGCCCTTTCTGGATAACACCCGCGGCCGCACCCGGCGGCGCTGGCTGTGGGCCGGGCTTGCCCTGCTGATTGTGCTGTCGCTGGTACTGGTCGCGGCCAGGCTGGTGGTGATGAAGATGCTGCCGTTCGATAACAAATCCGAATTCCAGATCGTGGTGGACATGCCGGAGGGTACCAGTGTCGAGCGCACGGCGCGGGTGCTGGATGCACTGGGGGCCTATCTCAACACGGTGCCGGAAGTGCGCGACTATCAGACCTATGCCGGCACGGCGGCGCCCATCAACTTCAACGGCCTGGTGCGGCAGTATTACCTGCGCCAGTCGGCCCATGCCGGTGACATCCAGGTCAACCTGGTGGAAAAATCGCAACGCCAGCGCCAGAGCCACGCCATTGCGCAGGCCGTGCGTGCGCCGTTGCAGGACATCGGCAACCGCTTCGGCGCCAACGTCAAAATCGTCGAGGTACCGCCCGGCCCACCGGTCAGCGCGCCGCTGCTGGCGGAAGTCTATGGCCCGGATTACGCCGGGCAACTCCGCGTAGCCGAGGCGCTGACACAATTGTTCGCGCGCACCCCGGACGTGGTCGATGTCGACAGCAGCGTGGAGGCGCCCGCGCCCAAACTGCTGCTGCGCGTCGACCAGCAAAAGGCAGCGCTCAGTGGCGTGACGCCGCAAACCGTGGTGGCGGCGCTCGCCACCGTGCTCGGCGGCGAAGACGTGAGCTACCTGCATGACGCGCAGGCCAAATATGCCGTGCCGATCCGGCTCGAATTCAGCCCCGGCGACAAGGCCCGGCTCTCCACCTTGCTCGCCCTGCGCGTACGGGCGGCCAACGGGTCGCTGGTACCGCTGTCCAACTTCACCCACGTCACCGAGTCCCGGCGTGAGCAGTCGATTTATCACAAAGACCTGCGTCCGGTGGTGTATGTGGCGGGCGACATGGCGGGCCCGCTCGACAGTCCGCTGTATGCCATGTTCGACATCAGCGCGGCCCTGGCAGGCGGCGCCCGTCTGGACGACATCAGCCCCCGCCAGTCCTTCATCCGGGCGCCGCAGGATGTGCATCGTTACGGCATCAAGTGGGACGGCGAGTGGCAGGTCACCTACGAGACCTTCCGCGACATGGGCATTGCCTATGCCGTCGGCATGATACTGATCTACCTGCTGGTGGTCGGGCAGTTCCGCTCCTACCTCGTCCCGCTCATTATCATGGCGCCGATTCCGCTGACGCTGATCGGCATTCTGCCGGGGCACGCCCTGTTCGGCGCGCAATTCACCGCCACCTCGATGATCGGCATGATTGCGCTTGCCGGCATCATGGTGCGCAACTCGATACTGCTGGTGGATTTCATTAACCAGAAACTGCAGGCGGGTGTGACGCTGGGAGACGCGGTCATCAGCGCCGGTGCCGTACGTGCCAAACCCATTGTGCTCACCGGCCTTGCGGCCATGCTGGGCGCGCTGTTCATCCTGGACGACCCGATCTTCAACGGCCTCGCGATCTCGCTGTTGTGCGGCGTGCTGATCTCGACGCTGCTGACACTGCTGGTGATACCGCTGCTCTACTACAGCTACAGGCAGGGGCAGACGGCGGACAAACCCTAA
- a CDS encoding efflux RND transporter periplasmic adaptor subunit has product MLASLLGYGAVAGISTALAAELPFETVTVSYREVPREQAFDAVIEATRQSTVSAQVNGRVVEIYFDVGDAMPRDSVLLRIRNAEQRAGLAAGQATLRETEARLREAQAEFDRVSTIYEKRLLPKAALDKASADLKSAQARVASAQAGISQAGEQLGYTVIRAPYSGVVTQRHVETGETVTVGQALMSGYSLETLRAVASVPQADMAVVRTLQQAQVQLDAPAQTVTATRLTFAPYADPASHVYQVRAELPTGTESVYPGMFAKLLFITGSERRLRVPTQALVVRGEITAVYVVDAGSRVALRQIRIGLPAGPDQIEVLAGLAENERIALDPLRAMRWLKEPPADSPRGP; this is encoded by the coding sequence GTGCTGGCCAGCCTGCTCGGCTATGGAGCAGTGGCTGGAATCTCCACCGCGCTGGCGGCGGAATTGCCGTTTGAGACCGTGACGGTAAGCTACCGGGAAGTGCCGCGTGAACAGGCCTTCGACGCCGTGATTGAAGCGACACGGCAATCCACCGTGTCGGCGCAGGTAAACGGGCGCGTGGTCGAGATCTATTTCGACGTCGGTGATGCCATGCCGCGTGACAGCGTGCTGCTGCGCATCCGCAACGCCGAGCAGCGCGCCGGACTCGCTGCCGGGCAAGCCACACTGCGCGAGACGGAAGCCCGCCTGCGGGAGGCCCAGGCGGAGTTTGATCGCGTCAGCACGATTTACGAAAAACGCCTGCTGCCCAAGGCGGCCCTCGACAAGGCCAGCGCCGACCTGAAGTCGGCACAGGCACGGGTTGCGTCAGCGCAGGCGGGTATCAGTCAGGCCGGCGAACAATTGGGCTACACGGTCATCCGTGCGCCCTACAGTGGTGTCGTCACACAGCGTCATGTCGAAACCGGCGAGACCGTGACCGTTGGCCAGGCCTTGATGAGCGGCTATTCACTGGAGACACTGCGTGCCGTAGCCAGTGTGCCGCAGGCTGACATGGCGGTGGTGCGCACGCTGCAACAGGCGCAGGTGCAACTCGACGCCCCGGCGCAAACCGTGACCGCCACCCGCCTCACCTTCGCGCCCTACGCCGACCCGGCCAGCCACGTGTATCAGGTGCGCGCCGAACTGCCGACCGGCACCGAGTCGGTGTATCCCGGCATGTTTGCCAAGCTGCTGTTCATCACCGGCAGCGAGCGCCGCCTGCGGGTGCCGACACAGGCGCTGGTGGTGCGCGGCGAGATAACCGCCGTCTATGTAGTGGATGCGGGCAGTCGGGTCGCGCTGCGCCAGATCCGCATCGGCTTGCCTGCCGGGCCTGACCAGATCGAGGTACTCGCCGGGCTGGCCGAAAACGAACGTATTGCGCTCGACCCGTTGCGCGCCATGCGCTGGCTGAAGGAGCCGCCTGCGGACTCGCCACGTGGCCCGTAA
- a CDS encoding EVE domain-containing protein codes for MNYWLMKSEPDAFGIDDLKLRPQQTEPWDGVRNYQARNMLRDDMQVGDLAFFYHSNCAVPGIAGVMKIVRAGYPDTTALNPESKYHDPKSTPDNPRWFRVDVRYKRKLKRIISLAELKAHPALRDLALLRRGNRLSILPLSQTHWDIILALE; via the coding sequence ATGAACTACTGGTTGATGAAATCCGAGCCCGATGCCTTCGGTATCGACGATCTCAAGCTGCGCCCGCAGCAGACAGAGCCTTGGGACGGCGTGCGCAACTACCAGGCGCGCAACATGCTGCGCGATGATATGCAGGTGGGCGATCTGGCCTTTTTCTATCACTCCAACTGCGCCGTGCCGGGCATTGCCGGGGTGATGAAAATCGTACGGGCGGGGTATCCTGACACCACGGCGCTGAATCCGGAGAGCAAATACCATGACCCGAAAAGCACGCCCGATAACCCGCGCTGGTTCCGCGTCGACGTACGCTATAAACGCAAACTCAAGCGCATCATCAGCCTCGCCGAACTCAAGGCGCACCCCGCCCTGCGCGATCTGGCGCTGCTCCGGCGTGGCAACCGCCTCTCCATCCTGCCGCTCTCGCAGACACACTGGGATATCATTTTGGCGCTGGAGTAA